Proteins encoded together in one Acidaminococcus timonensis window:
- a CDS encoding DUF1653 domain-containing protein: MEKRVFHPGDLVQHFKREGLTEEEKRTNRYLYRVIGTAIHSETREPLMIYEALYGDFGLYARPEAMFLSEVDHRKYPDVKQKYRFEKV; the protein is encoded by the coding sequence ATGGAAAAGAGAGTGTTCCATCCGGGAGATCTTGTGCAGCATTTCAAGCGGGAAGGGCTGACGGAGGAAGAGAAACGGACCAACCGGTACCTGTACCGGGTCATTGGTACGGCCATCCATTCAGAAACCCGGGAACCGTTGATGATCTACGAGGCCCTGTACGGGGATTTCGGGCTGTATGCCCGGCCGGAGGCCATGTTCCTCAGTGAAGTGGACCACAGGAAGTATCCGGACGTGAAACAGAAGTACCGGTTTGAAAAGGTGTGA
- a CDS encoding DMT family transporter: MEFSFLSPKGRMLLSLVIFGTIGLVRRYIPLGSVPLAFLRAALGCLAMVVLMQGKHISFHGKILGQQAPKLLLSGLLLGLDWVFFFEAFNHTTVAIATLCYYMAPVFMLVAAPLVFHETLGRRKRVCAAITIGGMLLVSGVVGSTATGGPGDFSGVVYALLGAFFYAAIIVLSKTLTGLDPYEQTAVQLGTAALFLLVYSGASGSLDFHTMTGLGWGLTLLLGVVHTGLAYGIYFGSLTRVPAQTTAILSYVDPVVAVLLSVFVLQEPITELQLAGVCLVLGGMISGERGTRK; the protein is encoded by the coding sequence ATGGAATTTTCTTTTCTTTCGCCCAAAGGACGCATGCTGCTTTCTTTGGTGATCTTCGGAACTATCGGGCTGGTGCGCCGGTACATTCCTCTGGGCTCGGTGCCCCTGGCTTTTCTGCGGGCGGCCCTGGGATGCCTGGCCATGGTGGTGCTCATGCAGGGAAAGCACATCTCCTTCCATGGGAAGATCCTGGGGCAGCAGGCTCCCAAACTGCTGCTCAGCGGGCTGCTGCTGGGGCTGGACTGGGTGTTTTTCTTCGAAGCCTTCAACCACACTACGGTGGCCATTGCGACCCTGTGCTACTATATGGCACCGGTGTTCATGCTGGTGGCGGCACCCCTGGTATTCCATGAAACCCTGGGGAGACGGAAACGGGTCTGTGCGGCCATCACCATTGGCGGAATGCTGCTGGTGTCCGGGGTGGTGGGCAGTACCGCCACCGGGGGTCCAGGGGATTTCAGCGGGGTGGTATATGCCCTGCTGGGGGCCTTTTTCTATGCAGCCATCATCGTCCTGAGCAAAACCCTCACCGGACTGGATCCCTATGAACAGACGGCGGTCCAGCTGGGGACGGCGGCTCTCTTCCTGCTGGTCTATTCCGGAGCATCCGGCAGTCTGGACTTCCATACCATGACAGGATTGGGCTGGGGGCTGACGCTGCTGCTGGGGGTGGTCCACACCGGGCTGGCCTATGGCATCTATTTCGGCAGCCTGACCCGGGTGCCGGCCCAGACAACGGCCATTTTGAGTTACGTGGATCCGGTGGTGGCAGTGCTGCTGAGTGTGTTCGTGCTGCAGGAACCCATTACAGAACTGCAGCTGGCCGGGGTGTGCCTGGTATTGGGCGGCATGATCAGCGGGGAAAGGGGAACCCGCAAATAA
- the bioD gene encoding dethiobiotin synthase, with product MGKALFVTGTGTDVGKTYVTGLLVKKLKEAGLDAGYYKGALSGAEPDGQGNLIPGDAAWVKETAGLEDPLEDLVTYVYQEAVSPHLAARHTGVPVEMDRIRRDFARAKSRHDYLTMEGSGGILCPLRWDGQEKLLLEDVIRELGLGCVIVAHAGLGTINSTVLTVEYLRRRQIPVRGIFFNHWVPGDPMQEDNRVMTERLTEVPVLACIQAGDQELDVETGKLIQLYR from the coding sequence ATGGGAAAAGCATTGTTTGTGACCGGTACCGGAACGGATGTGGGGAAAACGTATGTAACCGGACTGCTGGTGAAAAAATTGAAGGAGGCCGGGCTGGATGCCGGCTATTACAAAGGGGCTCTCAGTGGTGCGGAGCCGGATGGACAGGGAAACCTGATCCCGGGGGATGCGGCCTGGGTGAAGGAGACAGCCGGGCTGGAGGATCCCCTGGAGGATCTGGTGACGTATGTGTATCAGGAGGCGGTATCGCCCCACCTGGCGGCCAGGCACACCGGTGTACCGGTGGAGATGGACCGGATCCGCCGGGACTTTGCCCGGGCAAAATCCCGGCATGACTACCTGACCATGGAAGGCAGCGGCGGGATCCTGTGCCCCCTGCGCTGGGATGGGCAGGAGAAGCTGCTGCTGGAGGATGTGATCCGGGAATTGGGCCTGGGGTGTGTGATCGTGGCCCATGCAGGGCTGGGAACCATCAACAGTACGGTGCTCACAGTGGAATATCTCCGCCGCCGGCAAATTCCGGTGCGGGGCATCTTCTTCAACCACTGGGTTCCCGGGGACCCCATGCAGGAGGACAACCGGGTCATGACGGAACGATTGACGGAGGTACCGGTACTGGCCTGCATCCAGGCAGGAGATCAGGAACTGGATGTAGAAACAGGAAAATTGATCCAGCTGTACCGCTGA
- the bioA gene encoding adenosylmethionine--8-amino-7-oxononanoate transaminase, giving the protein MEQSMEQQDLELIWHPCSQMKDYETLPPMVIDHAHGCWLYDIHGKAYLDIVSSWWANLLGHTHPVLNARIKAQLDRLEHVIFANFTHEPAITLARRLQKLVPPGLSKFQFHDNGSAAVEAALKLCFQYHQQTGHPERQKFLCLTEGYHGETVGALSVGSMDLFSLKYKPMLMETIHVEAPDCYRCPYGKQRDDCTCPCFGKAEEAFARYGKEAAAMIVEPLLQGSAGMRIYPALYLKKLRKLCDGYGVKLIADEIATGFGRTGTLFACEQAGITPDVMCLSKGLTGGYLPMSLTVTTQEIYDAFYDDYGTHKAFLHSHTYAGNPLGCAAALGVLDVLEQQQILLKARETARWLTKEMEGRFGKHEHIGEIRHIGLIHALELVADRKSKRPFPAEKRLGYQLYQKALARGLVLRPLGDVLYFNPPLTIAKEELTQAMEVLGEVLRES; this is encoded by the coding sequence ATGGAACAATCCATGGAACAACAAGATCTGGAGCTGATCTGGCATCCCTGCTCCCAGATGAAGGACTATGAAACCCTGCCGCCCATGGTCATCGATCATGCTCATGGCTGCTGGCTCTATGACATCCACGGAAAAGCCTATCTGGATATCGTAAGTTCCTGGTGGGCCAATCTGCTGGGACATACCCATCCGGTGCTGAATGCCCGGATCAAGGCCCAGCTGGACAGACTGGAACATGTGATTTTTGCCAATTTCACCCATGAACCGGCCATCACCCTGGCCCGGCGATTGCAAAAGCTGGTGCCTCCCGGTCTCAGCAAATTCCAGTTCCACGACAATGGATCGGCCGCTGTGGAGGCAGCCCTGAAACTATGCTTCCAGTATCATCAGCAGACCGGTCATCCGGAACGGCAAAAATTCCTCTGCCTGACGGAAGGCTACCATGGGGAGACGGTGGGGGCTCTTTCCGTGGGCAGCATGGACCTGTTTTCCCTGAAGTACAAACCCATGCTCATGGAGACCATCCATGTGGAGGCCCCGGACTGCTATCGCTGTCCCTATGGGAAGCAGAGGGACGATTGTACCTGCCCCTGTTTTGGCAAAGCGGAAGAGGCGTTTGCCCGTTATGGGAAGGAAGCGGCGGCCATGATCGTGGAGCCGCTGCTCCAGGGCAGTGCCGGCATGCGGATCTATCCGGCTCTGTATTTGAAGAAGCTGCGGAAACTGTGTGACGGATACGGTGTCAAGCTGATCGCCGATGAAATCGCTACGGGATTTGGACGCACCGGGACCCTGTTTGCCTGTGAGCAGGCCGGGATCACGCCCGATGTGATGTGTCTCTCCAAAGGCCTTACAGGGGGCTATCTGCCCATGTCCCTGACGGTGACCACCCAGGAAATCTACGATGCCTTCTACGATGATTATGGGACCCACAAGGCATTTCTCCACAGCCATACCTATGCAGGCAATCCTCTGGGCTGCGCAGCGGCCCTGGGGGTACTGGACGTTCTGGAACAGCAGCAGATCCTGCTCAAAGCCCGGGAAACGGCCCGCTGGCTGACGAAGGAAATGGAAGGACGGTTCGGAAAGCATGAGCATATAGGGGAAATCCGTCACATTGGACTGATCCATGCGCTGGAGCTGGTGGCGGACCGAAAATCCAAACGTCCCTTTCCCGCAGAAAAACGGCTGGGCTATCAGCTGTATCAAAAAGCGCTGGCCAGGGGACTGGTGCTGCGGCCCCTGGGAGATGTGCTGTATTTCAATCCGCCGCTGACCATTGCGAAGGAGGAACTGACACAGGCGATGGAGGTGCTGGGTGAAGTTTTACGGGAGTCGTGA
- a CDS encoding M24 family metallopeptidase — protein sequence MAFLEHDILVSEDLRRVPLEELQGRLERLRASLTEADPDWQMAVVSDKLDMYYFTGTMQEGAFLVRPQDAILWVRRSLERARNESLLPSTQILPMHSYRQAAQFYGEDLPRSVYLDEKHTSLEWLRFFHKYFPFAVRKNLDPILGHLRSVKSPYELALLATSGRIHGDVLMQEAPVFLKEGISEAELAIQLYLRMVLKGSQGVARTNRPLGEDVIGLASFGKSALVRTAFDGPGGTGGTCVAVQSIGSAFRLLKQGRLVYLDIPCGFDGYNTDKTVVYYYGDLDRDPAKEEILRAYNYCLSLEQKTLSLMKPGAVLGDIYDQVMADFDPRYEGIFMNGGRFLGHSIGMCMDETPVIASGVKEKIQENMVFAVEPKIALPELGMVGTENTYRIGPDGPVCLTGGPQPLRVVR from the coding sequence ATGGCTTTTTTGGAACATGATATCCTGGTCAGCGAAGATCTGCGGCGGGTCCCTCTGGAGGAACTCCAGGGCCGTCTGGAACGGCTGCGGGCATCCCTTACGGAAGCGGATCCGGACTGGCAGATGGCGGTGGTCAGCGATAAGCTGGATATGTATTACTTTACAGGCACCATGCAGGAGGGGGCCTTCCTGGTACGTCCCCAGGATGCCATCCTGTGGGTGCGGCGCAGCCTGGAACGGGCCCGGAACGAATCCCTGCTGCCTTCCACCCAGATCCTGCCCATGCACAGCTATCGGCAGGCTGCCCAGTTCTACGGGGAGGATCTGCCCAGGTCCGTGTATCTGGATGAAAAGCACACCTCTCTGGAGTGGCTGCGGTTCTTCCACAAATATTTCCCTTTTGCAGTCCGGAAGAATTTGGATCCCATCCTGGGACACCTGAGGAGCGTGAAAAGTCCCTACGAACTGGCCCTGCTGGCCACCAGCGGCCGGATCCACGGGGACGTGCTCATGCAGGAAGCCCCGGTATTCCTGAAGGAAGGGATCAGCGAAGCAGAACTGGCCATCCAGCTGTATCTGCGCATGGTGCTGAAGGGCAGTCAGGGAGTGGCACGGACCAACCGGCCTCTGGGTGAAGATGTGATCGGTCTGGCTTCCTTTGGCAAAAGTGCCCTGGTGCGCACAGCCTTCGACGGCCCTGGCGGGACCGGCGGGACCTGTGTGGCGGTACAGAGCATCGGCTCCGCCTTCCGTCTGCTGAAACAGGGACGGCTGGTGTACCTGGACATTCCCTGTGGCTTCGATGGGTACAATACGGACAAGACGGTGGTGTACTATTATGGGGATCTGGACCGGGATCCGGCAAAGGAGGAAATCCTCCGGGCCTATAATTACTGCCTCTCCCTGGAGCAGAAGACCCTTTCCCTGATGAAACCGGGAGCAGTCCTGGGAGATATTTACGATCAGGTCATGGCGGACTTTGATCCCCGGTATGAGGGGATTTTCATGAACGGCGGCCGGTTCCTGGGCCACAGCATCGGGATGTGCATGGACGAGACTCCGGTGATCGCCAGTGGTGTGAAGGAGAAAATCCAGGAAAACATGGTGTTTGCGGTGGAACCCAAGATCGCCCTGCCGGAACTGGGTATGGTGGGTACGGAGAACACCTACCGGATCGGACCGGACGGCCCTGTGTGTCTGACAGGGGGGCCTCAGCCCCTGCGGGTGGTCCGTTGA
- a CDS encoding biotin transporter BioY: MRLREMVLCGLFIALVAVGALIQIPVGSDVYTLQFLFTLLAGLLLGPRLGAVAVGAYVFMGLVGIPVFASGGGPAYILKPTFGYLVGFTVQAWVCGHLARQGAVTFRRLLGITLIGMAVVYVLGIGYFYLASNYLVQAPIGFWAALWICGVLQVVPDFLLCLGATVVGLRCHRAGIWVQ, translated from the coding sequence GTGCGTTTGCGTGAAATGGTGTTGTGCGGGTTGTTCATTGCTCTGGTGGCCGTGGGGGCTCTGATCCAGATCCCGGTAGGGTCCGATGTGTATACCCTGCAGTTCCTGTTCACCCTGCTGGCGGGACTGCTTTTGGGACCCCGGCTGGGTGCAGTGGCCGTGGGGGCTTATGTGTTCATGGGGCTGGTGGGGATCCCGGTGTTTGCCTCCGGTGGCGGGCCGGCTTATATCCTGAAACCCACCTTCGGCTATCTGGTGGGATTTACGGTACAGGCCTGGGTCTGCGGCCATCTGGCCAGACAGGGAGCGGTGACCTTCCGGAGGCTCCTGGGCATTACCCTGATCGGTATGGCGGTGGTCTATGTGCTGGGAATCGGGTATTTCTACCTGGCTTCCAATTACCTGGTCCAGGCTCCCATCGGGTTCTGGGCAGCGTTGTGGATCTGCGGCGTGCTGCAGGTGGTCCCGGACTTTTTGCTGTGCCTGGGCGCCACGGTGGTGGGACTGCGCTGCCATCGGGCGGGAATCTGGGTACAGTGA